From one Nonomuraea polychroma genomic stretch:
- a CDS encoding recombinase family protein, protein MPFQISLTPFSEKVSTRITTRPELERAIAHAADLRASGVAVTLVVHEHKRLGRGLELAELAERLRAGDIGLEFLTGELQGHHDPGGIVFTVLAALSGMEREYIRDKTLDGHESARVRGKNIGGATVTDPAMLSMALHLRDQGQSLRDIAAQLLITQGKKKGKRPSPATVMRMLRDHDEHATAAETNEIEPAR, encoded by the coding sequence ATTCCGTTCCAAATCTCTCTGACCCCCTTCTCCGAGAAGGTCTCCACCCGCATCACGACCCGCCCCGAACTCGAACGCGCCATCGCGCACGCTGCGGACCTGCGCGCCTCCGGCGTCGCCGTCACCCTCGTCGTGCACGAGCACAAGCGGCTCGGCCGCGGCCTGGAACTCGCAGAGCTCGCCGAACGGCTGCGCGCCGGCGACATCGGCCTGGAATTCCTCACCGGCGAACTCCAAGGCCACCACGACCCCGGCGGTATCGTGTTCACCGTCCTGGCCGCCCTGTCCGGCATGGAACGCGAGTACATCCGCGACAAGACCCTCGACGGCCACGAGTCCGCCCGAGTCCGCGGCAAGAACATCGGCGGCGCCACCGTCACCGACCCCGCCATGCTGTCCATGGCCCTGCACCTACGCGACCAAGGACAGAGCCTGCGCGACATCGCCGCCCAACTCCTCATCACCCAAGGCAAGAAGAAGGGCAAACGACCCTCACCCGCCACCGTCATGCGAATGCTCCGCGACCACGACGAACACGCCACAGCGGCCGAGACCAACGAGATAGAGCCAGCCCGCTGA
- a CDS encoding helix-turn-helix transcriptional regulator gives MVAERVVSPVFVGRGEELSALVAALDTAVEQGPAVVLVAGEAGIGKSRLLAEFARSLGRGVRVVEGACAELGTDGLPYAPFVTVLRRLIRVEGVLPGPYRQLARWFPELGEAGDAEGGKHLLYEEVLTLVERVAANQPLVVSIEDLHWADAATRELLGFLARNLTQAGVLLVITYRPPETGDGLLGPLLSELARRPRTTTLRLHRLDRQGVGRQLAAILGTEPDAAAVRRVHERSDGTPLFVEALARAGERTPDSLRDLLLHGPRSLPGPARELLRIASAAGGRVGHRLLAQVAGQDGTGLDALLRELVDRSLLVTAGDGYDFRHALIRQAVYEDLLPGERARLHARYAEALRDSGAHAELAAHAHAAGDRGLALSAAYLAAGQARRSYAYEEQVRMLDQVLELWDPQARLGVDRIDVLTGAAEACMLSGDYARGVEYASAGLATVDERREPERAAQLLEHRGRLRHRLEATGVSDWERALELVPATPGGVQRGRLLGVLAMGLLPEVDRAREPFEEALAIGRRTGDATVTVRGLLGVGSMTGDLGMLAQARTLADRLDGHDLLMTVPMYEATLHTKAGDHDRGIEAARDGIRHARRYGLGRSRGAELARFAGHSLILAGRWDEAAAVLEESLQEDPPPLPRQALRVLAGYLSLLRGDLARAADAAAAVEHTGNGGLFPRYQLLCLLAVAQGNHERADLLLDRALADPALTRIYSSDARPVLVAGALAQRARLAHGDGRDLRQRVAKRQAELSAADTALGVDGPLDRAWQIMLRALIKDDGWDHAAGAWRELRQPYELALSLFHGARAALAAGDRPGSTARLREAAWLAEDLGAAPLTREIALLGRPRPAQGGLTERERDVLRLIAEGLSNRQIAARLHISPSTAGVHVSHILTKLGAATRTEAAAIAFREGLAGVLPRLV, from the coding sequence GTGGTGGCGGAGCGCGTGGTCAGCCCGGTGTTCGTCGGCCGGGGCGAGGAGTTGTCGGCGCTGGTGGCGGCCCTGGACACGGCTGTCGAGCAGGGGCCGGCGGTGGTGCTGGTGGCCGGGGAGGCCGGGATCGGCAAGTCGCGGCTGCTCGCCGAGTTCGCGCGGTCGCTGGGCCGGGGCGTGCGGGTGGTCGAGGGCGCCTGCGCGGAGCTGGGCACCGACGGCCTGCCGTACGCGCCGTTCGTGACGGTGCTGCGCAGGCTGATCCGGGTCGAAGGGGTGCTGCCGGGGCCCTACCGCCAGCTGGCCCGCTGGTTCCCCGAGCTCGGCGAGGCGGGCGACGCGGAAGGCGGCAAGCATCTGCTGTACGAGGAGGTCCTGACGCTGGTCGAGCGGGTGGCCGCGAACCAGCCGCTCGTCGTCTCGATCGAGGACCTGCACTGGGCCGACGCCGCCACCCGCGAGCTGCTCGGCTTCCTGGCCAGGAACCTGACCCAGGCCGGCGTGCTCCTGGTGATCACCTACCGGCCGCCGGAAACTGGCGACGGACTGCTCGGGCCGCTGCTGTCCGAGCTGGCCCGCCGCCCGCGCACCACCACGCTGCGGCTGCATCGCCTGGACCGGCAGGGCGTGGGCCGGCAGCTGGCCGCGATCCTCGGCACCGAGCCGGACGCGGCCGCCGTACGCCGCGTACACGAACGCAGCGACGGCACCCCGCTGTTCGTCGAGGCGCTCGCCCGCGCCGGTGAACGGACCCCGGACAGCCTGCGCGACCTGCTGCTGCACGGCCCGCGGTCGCTTCCCGGCCCGGCGCGCGAGCTGCTGCGCATCGCTTCGGCAGCGGGCGGCCGGGTCGGCCACCGGCTGCTGGCGCAGGTGGCCGGGCAGGACGGGACCGGGCTGGATGCCCTGCTGCGCGAGCTCGTCGACCGCAGCCTGCTCGTCACCGCAGGGGACGGCTACGACTTCCGCCATGCCCTGATCCGGCAGGCGGTGTACGAGGACCTGCTGCCCGGCGAGCGGGCGCGCCTGCACGCGCGCTACGCCGAGGCCCTGCGCGATTCCGGCGCCCACGCGGAGCTGGCCGCACACGCCCACGCCGCCGGTGATCGCGGGCTGGCCTTGTCCGCCGCTTACCTGGCCGCGGGCCAGGCGCGCAGGTCCTACGCCTACGAGGAGCAGGTCCGCATGCTCGACCAGGTCCTCGAACTCTGGGACCCGCAGGCGCGGCTGGGCGTCGACAGGATCGACGTACTGACCGGCGCGGCCGAGGCATGCATGCTCAGCGGCGACTACGCTCGCGGGGTCGAGTACGCCAGCGCCGGGCTGGCCACCGTGGACGAGCGGCGCGAGCCCGAGCGGGCCGCTCAGCTGCTGGAACATCGAGGCAGGCTGCGGCACCGGCTGGAGGCGACCGGCGTCTCCGACTGGGAACGAGCCCTGGAACTGGTGCCCGCCACCCCCGGCGGCGTTCAGCGAGGGCGGCTGCTCGGCGTGCTGGCCATGGGCCTGCTGCCGGAGGTGGACCGGGCTCGCGAGCCGTTCGAGGAGGCGCTCGCCATCGGTCGGCGTACCGGCGATGCCACGGTCACGGTCCGTGGGCTGCTGGGCGTCGGGTCCATGACGGGCGACCTCGGGATGCTGGCGCAGGCCCGCACGCTGGCCGATCGGCTCGACGGCCACGATCTGCTCATGACCGTCCCGATGTACGAGGCGACGCTGCACACCAAGGCCGGTGACCACGACCGCGGCATCGAGGCGGCCCGCGACGGCATCCGCCACGCCCGCCGGTACGGGCTGGGCCGCAGCCGGGGCGCCGAGCTCGCGCGCTTCGCCGGACACAGCCTGATCCTGGCCGGGCGGTGGGACGAGGCCGCCGCCGTGCTGGAGGAGAGCCTCCAGGAGGACCCGCCACCGCTGCCGCGGCAGGCCCTGCGCGTGCTCGCCGGCTACCTGTCGCTGCTGCGCGGAGACTTGGCCAGGGCGGCCGACGCCGCGGCGGCCGTGGAGCACACCGGCAACGGGGGCCTGTTCCCCCGCTATCAGCTGCTCTGCCTGCTCGCCGTCGCCCAGGGCAACCACGAGAGGGCAGACCTGCTCCTGGACCGGGCGCTGGCCGACCCGGCGCTCACCCGGATCTACAGCAGCGACGCCCGGCCGGTCCTGGTCGCCGGCGCATTGGCGCAGCGGGCCCGGCTCGCGCACGGCGACGGCAGGGACCTACGGCAGCGGGTCGCGAAACGACAGGCCGAGCTCTCCGCGGCCGATACGGCGCTCGGCGTGGACGGGCCGCTCGACCGAGCTTGGCAGATCATGCTGCGCGCGCTTATCAAGGACGACGGCTGGGACCACGCCGCGGGTGCCTGGCGGGAGCTGCGGCAGCCGTACGAGCTGGCGCTGAGTCTGTTCCACGGCGCGCGAGCCGCGCTGGCGGCGGGCGACCGGCCCGGGTCAACGGCCCGCCTCAGGGAAGCCGCGTGGCTGGCCGAAGACCTGGGCGCCGCGCCGCTCACCCGCGAGATCGCCCTGCTCGGGCGACCCCGACCGGCTCAGGGTGGGCTCACGGAGCGCGAGCGTGACGTGCTCAGGTTGATCGCCGAGGGCCTGAGCAACCGGCAGATCGCCGCCCGGCTGCACATCTCACCGAGTACGGCGGGGGTGCATGTCTCCCACATCCTGACGAAACTGGGCGCGGCCACCCGCACCGAGGCGGCGGCCATCGCGTTCCGCGAGGGGCTGGCGGGGGTCCTTCCCCGCTTAGTTTGA
- a CDS encoding GNAT family N-acetyltransferase, with translation MTATYPLRTIRADELDAWARMITTTYGQDWYEGGLRNAADSIEPGRTIAAYDGEEIVGGASIYGRVMTVPGAVTPVAGITLVAVLPTHRRRGILTAMMRKQLTDLHESGGEPIAALNAAEATIYGRFGYGVASCVAEIQADKKLLALRPGTDLGDGTIRLLDRRQARPLLEKVYDTARRTGVGWVDRTEKFWEARLADGERARDGGTALRFAVHTEPGGEVSGYVFYRSKPRLVQVIEVAATTRQSYAALWRYLIDLDAHAGLTYDGAVDEPLKHLLTDPRAARTSVIDNLWVRLVDVDRALAARRYSTPLDLVLEVQDTFCPWNAGRYHLWADGDSVTCERTQARPGLRLTSAELGAAYLGGTTLAALAAAGRVEELRPGAVTAASLAFRGEREPFHPSGWAFPAF, from the coding sequence ATGACGGCGACCTACCCCCTGCGGACGATCCGCGCCGACGAGCTCGACGCGTGGGCTCGCATGATCACCACGACCTACGGCCAGGACTGGTACGAGGGCGGCCTGCGGAACGCCGCCGACTCCATCGAGCCCGGACGCACGATCGCCGCCTACGACGGCGAGGAGATCGTCGGCGGTGCGTCGATCTACGGCCGCGTCATGACGGTCCCCGGCGCGGTGACGCCCGTCGCCGGCATCACGCTCGTCGCGGTCCTGCCCACCCACCGGCGCCGCGGCATCCTCACCGCGATGATGCGCAAGCAGCTCACCGACCTGCACGAATCAGGCGGCGAGCCGATCGCCGCGCTCAACGCCGCCGAGGCCACGATCTATGGCCGCTTCGGGTACGGCGTCGCCAGCTGCGTGGCCGAGATCCAGGCGGACAAGAAGCTCCTGGCCCTGAGGCCCGGCACCGACCTCGGCGACGGGACGATCCGCCTGCTCGACCGCCGGCAGGCCCGGCCGCTGCTAGAGAAGGTCTACGACACCGCCCGCCGTACCGGGGTCGGCTGGGTGGACCGTACGGAGAAGTTCTGGGAGGCCCGGCTGGCCGACGGCGAACGCGCGCGCGACGGCGGGACGGCCCTGCGCTTCGCCGTCCACACCGAGCCCGGCGGCGAGGTCAGCGGCTACGTCTTCTACCGCTCCAAGCCGCGGCTGGTGCAGGTCATCGAGGTCGCGGCCACCACTAGGCAGTCCTACGCCGCCCTGTGGCGTTACCTCATCGACCTCGACGCTCACGCCGGCCTCACCTATGACGGCGCCGTCGACGAACCGCTGAAGCACCTGCTGACCGACCCGCGCGCGGCTCGCACCAGCGTGATCGACAACCTCTGGGTCCGCCTGGTGGACGTCGACCGCGCGCTGGCGGCACGCCGCTACTCGACTCCGCTGGACCTGGTCCTGGAGGTTCAGGACACGTTCTGCCCATGGAACGCGGGGCGCTACCACCTGTGGGCCGACGGCGACTCCGTCACCTGCGAACGCACCCAGGCCCGGCCGGGCCTGCGGCTGACCTCCGCCGAGCTGGGTGCGGCCTATCTGGGCGGCACCACCCTGGCGGCCCTGGCGGCCGCGGGCCGCGTCGAGGAACTGCGCCCCGGGGCGGTCACCGCCGCCTCGCTCGCCTTCCGTGGCGAGCGCGAGCCCTTCCACCCCTCGGGCTGGGCCTTCCCCGCCTTCTGA
- a CDS encoding aldo/keto reductase: MRTHRLGRSTVEVTELGFGGGPLGGLFEPVDDDTAAQALAAAWDSGIRYFDTSPHYGIGHSERRIGELLRSKPRAEFTLSTKVGRLLVPQDPNGRMDEGFAVPATHRRVWDFSRDGILRSVEDSLTRMGVDRIDVLYLHDAEEHFETALRDGYPALAELRSQGVVGAVGAGMYHPGKLTRLVRETDADVVMLSGRYTLLDHTALDELLPACAERGVSVLAASVFNSGLLATDRPAEGARFDYAPAAPELLERVNRIADVCEAYGVTVPQAAMAFPLRHPAVAGIVVGMRSAQEVRRNATAFSARIPARLWSDLRDRLKTWADWQDLSAQAHGTLDQEDR; encoded by the coding sequence ATGCGCACTCATCGCCTCGGTCGCAGCACGGTGGAGGTCACCGAACTGGGCTTCGGGGGCGGGCCGCTGGGCGGCCTGTTCGAACCGGTGGACGACGACACCGCGGCGCAGGCACTGGCGGCCGCCTGGGACTCGGGAATCCGCTACTTCGACACCTCGCCGCACTACGGCATCGGGCACTCTGAGCGCCGCATCGGCGAGCTGCTGCGCAGCAAGCCGCGGGCAGAGTTCACGCTGTCGACGAAGGTCGGCCGGCTGCTGGTCCCGCAGGATCCGAACGGCCGGATGGACGAGGGCTTCGCCGTGCCGGCCACGCACCGCCGGGTTTGGGACTTCTCCCGCGACGGCATCCTGCGCAGCGTCGAGGACTCGCTGACCCGCATGGGCGTCGACCGGATCGACGTGCTGTATCTGCACGATGCCGAGGAGCACTTCGAGACTGCCCTGCGCGACGGCTACCCGGCACTGGCCGAGCTGCGCTCCCAGGGCGTGGTCGGCGCCGTCGGCGCGGGCATGTACCACCCCGGCAAGCTGACCCGCCTGGTGCGGGAGACCGACGCGGACGTGGTCATGCTGTCGGGCCGCTACACGCTGCTGGACCACACCGCCCTGGACGAACTGCTGCCCGCCTGCGCCGAACGCGGAGTCTCGGTCCTGGCCGCCTCCGTCTTCAACTCCGGTCTGCTGGCAACCGACCGGCCCGCCGAGGGGGCGCGGTTCGACTATGCACCCGCCGCCCCGGAGCTGCTGGAACGGGTCAACCGCATCGCGGATGTCTGCGAGGCGTACGGCGTGACCGTTCCCCAGGCCGCCATGGCCTTCCCGCTGCGCCACCCCGCGGTCGCGGGCATCGTGGTCGGTATGCGCTCGGCGCAGGAGGTGCGGCGCAATGCCACCGCGTTCTCAGCGCGCATCCCGGCCCGGTTGTGGTCTGATCTGCGCGACCGGCTCAAGACCTGGGCCGACTGGCAGGACCTCTCGGCGCAGGCTCACGGCACGCTCGATCAAGAAGATCGGTGA
- a CDS encoding cytochrome b, with the protein MKGLQVRLAHVVGKRPLSRTDHWSFLFGQIAIYSLVVLVLTGAFLTFFYDPDTTQVIYQGAYTPLRGVLVSQAFASTLEVSLEVRGGLLMRQVHHWATLIFIGAVCVHLLRLFFTGAFRRPRGLNWLIWVALFVLGIAAGVTGGILPDDMLSGGSLSLIQGVTQSIPLVGTHLTGLLFGGAVPGGQVIPLFYRLHVLLIPVIMVELLVVGRWLLRRHGHSHYPGATHIPPLSSLALFFATCGMLTLLGTVGQINPIWLYGPARPGTTGAGAVPDWYMGFLDGAIRIMPAWEPIVAGRPLTLSVLIPALMVPGAFFTVLAAYPLIERWLTGDSRIHHTLDRPREAAVRTAAGAAGMTFYGLLWAAAANDQLAHHFNLSLFAVTWFFRVAIVAGPVVVFELTRRICLALQEQDRQQLTHGIETGVLRRSPRGEYTEVIASPAQRGIHANQH; encoded by the coding sequence ATGAAGGGCCTGCAGGTACGGCTGGCGCACGTTGTGGGCAAGCGGCCACTCAGCCGTACCGACCATTGGTCGTTCCTGTTCGGCCAGATCGCGATCTACAGCCTGGTGGTCCTGGTCCTCACCGGAGCATTCCTGACCTTCTTCTACGACCCGGACACGACCCAGGTCATCTACCAGGGCGCCTACACTCCGCTGCGCGGCGTGCTGGTCAGCCAGGCTTTCGCCTCCACCTTGGAGGTCAGCCTGGAGGTACGCGGCGGTCTGCTGATGCGGCAGGTCCACCACTGGGCCACGCTGATCTTCATCGGCGCCGTGTGCGTGCACCTGCTGCGCCTGTTCTTCACCGGCGCCTTCCGGCGGCCACGCGGCCTGAACTGGCTGATCTGGGTCGCCCTGTTCGTCCTGGGCATCGCCGCGGGCGTCACCGGCGGCATTCTGCCCGACGACATGCTCTCCGGTGGCAGCCTGAGCCTGATCCAGGGTGTCACCCAGTCCATCCCGCTCGTCGGCACCCACCTGACCGGCCTGCTGTTCGGCGGCGCCGTCCCCGGCGGCCAGGTCATCCCGCTGTTCTACCGGCTGCACGTACTGCTCATCCCGGTGATCATGGTCGAGCTGCTCGTCGTCGGACGCTGGCTGCTGCGGCGGCACGGCCACAGCCACTACCCGGGCGCCACCCACATACCGCCGCTCAGCTCGCTGGCGTTGTTCTTCGCCACCTGCGGCATGCTCACTTTGCTGGGCACCGTCGGGCAGATCAACCCCATCTGGCTGTACGGCCCAGCCCGCCCTGGCACCACCGGCGCCGGAGCCGTACCCGACTGGTACATGGGCTTCCTCGACGGTGCCATCCGCATCATGCCCGCCTGGGAACCCATCGTCGCCGGTCGCCCGCTCACCCTGTCCGTTCTCATTCCCGCCCTGATGGTGCCGGGCGCCTTCTTCACCGTCCTGGCCGCCTATCCGCTCATCGAACGCTGGCTCACCGGCGACAGCCGGATCCACCACACCCTGGACCGGCCCCGTGAGGCCGCCGTCCGCACCGCCGCAGGCGCGGCCGGCATGACCTTCTACGGCCTGCTGTGGGCGGCGGCCGCCAATGACCAGCTCGCCCACCACTTCAACCTGTCCTTGTTCGCCGTCACCTGGTTCTTCCGCGTCGCGATCGTGGCCGGGCCGGTCGTGGTCTTCGAGCTCACCCGGCGCATCTGCCTGGCCCTGCAGGAACAAGACAGGCAGCAGCTCACGCACGGCATCGAGACCGGCGTCCTGCGCCGCTCGCCCCGCGGTGAGTACACCGAGGTCATCGCATCCCCCGCTCAGAGAGGTATCCATGCCAATCAACACTGA
- a CDS encoding L-aspartate oxidase gives MPINTDIEIHAVNVLVIGSGAAGLRAAIAAAEAGCEVLIVGKRARTDAHTVLAAGGINAVLGTRDPQDTWEQHFADTYKEGYGLGDPAMIEILAREAPEAIRELADWGTPFTRLPDGRLDQRFFGAHTYRRTCFAGDWTGRAVLETLARRSAGIAMRERFYVSGLLHADGECFGAFGFDLDTGTRTAIYADAVVLAAGGHTRLWRRSSSRRDENTGDGMSLALRAGCRLADLELVQFHPTGMVHPEEVAGTLVTEAVRGEGGRLYNALGERFMTAYDPERMELSTRDRVALACYTEITEGRSGPNGGIFLDISHQDKALILERLPRMYRQFLEHQLLDISTTPMEVAPTAHYSMGGVVVDAETTATDLTGLYAAGEVTAGLHGANRLGGNSLTETVVFGRRAGQAAAAWARDRTTISRPSAVVTAVNEALLGLVKRGGEFARPIQRDLRTLMWQRCGVVRDEDGLKQALAGIEALTERARDVDVSPTAEGYEDLAHLLDLRAALLVAEATVLGAIARRETRGCHNRSDYPALDETLTRTLEVSSTESGLRLASRAVLKPAPELARLVERTADLESTGRLVE, from the coding sequence ATGCCAATCAACACTGACATCGAGATCCACGCGGTGAACGTCCTGGTCATCGGCTCCGGCGCGGCCGGGCTGCGGGCGGCGATCGCCGCCGCCGAGGCGGGATGCGAGGTGCTCATCGTCGGCAAGCGCGCCAGGACGGACGCCCACACCGTCCTCGCCGCCGGCGGCATCAACGCCGTCCTGGGCACCCGGGACCCGCAGGACACCTGGGAACAACACTTCGCCGACACCTACAAGGAGGGCTACGGCCTCGGGGACCCGGCGATGATCGAGATCCTGGCCCGCGAGGCGCCCGAGGCGATCCGTGAGCTCGCCGACTGGGGCACCCCTTTCACCCGTCTCCCCGACGGCCGGCTGGACCAGCGCTTCTTCGGCGCGCACACCTATCGCCGCACCTGTTTCGCCGGTGACTGGACCGGCCGTGCCGTACTCGAGACTCTCGCGCGCAGGAGCGCGGGCATCGCGATGCGTGAGCGCTTCTACGTCTCCGGCCTGCTGCACGCCGACGGCGAGTGCTTCGGCGCCTTCGGCTTCGACCTGGACACCGGGACCAGGACCGCCATCTATGCCGACGCCGTGGTGCTGGCCGCGGGCGGGCACACGCGGTTGTGGCGGCGCAGTTCCTCACGCCGCGACGAGAACACCGGCGACGGCATGAGCCTGGCTCTGCGCGCGGGCTGCCGGCTGGCGGACCTGGAGCTGGTGCAGTTCCACCCCACCGGGATGGTCCATCCGGAAGAGGTGGCCGGCACCCTGGTCACCGAGGCGGTGCGCGGTGAGGGCGGACGGCTGTACAACGCGCTCGGCGAACGGTTCATGACCGCCTACGACCCCGAGCGCATGGAGTTGTCCACCCGTGACCGGGTCGCCCTGGCCTGCTACACCGAGATCACCGAGGGCCGCTCCGGACCGAACGGCGGGATTTTTCTCGATATTTCCCACCAGGACAAGGCTCTGATCTTGGAACGGCTGCCGCGCATGTACCGGCAGTTCCTCGAACACCAGCTCCTCGACATCTCCACCACCCCCATGGAGGTCGCGCCCACCGCGCACTACTCCATGGGCGGCGTGGTCGTCGATGCCGAGACCACCGCCACCGACCTGACCGGCCTGTACGCCGCCGGCGAGGTCACCGCGGGCCTGCACGGCGCCAACCGGCTCGGCGGTAACTCACTCACCGAGACCGTGGTCTTCGGCCGCCGCGCCGGCCAGGCGGCGGCCGCCTGGGCCAGGGACAGGACCACCATCAGCCGCCCCTCCGCCGTCGTCACCGCAGTCAACGAAGCGCTCCTCGGGCTGGTCAAGCGTGGCGGCGAGTTCGCCCGGCCGATCCAGCGCGACCTGCGCACCCTCATGTGGCAGCGCTGCGGCGTGGTCCGCGACGAGGACGGGCTGAAGCAAGCCCTGGCCGGCATCGAGGCCCTGACCGAACGAGCGCGGGACGTGGACGTCTCGCCCACCGCCGAAGGCTACGAGGACCTCGCGCATCTGCTCGACCTGCGGGCGGCGCTGCTCGTGGCCGAGGCGACCGTCCTGGGGGCCATCGCCCGCCGGGAGACCCGAGGCTGTCACAACCGCAGCGACTATCCGGCCTTGGACGAGACGCTGACCAGAACGCTGGAAGTGTCCTCGACCGAGTCGGGACTCCGGCTCGCCAGCCGCGCCGTGCTCAAGCCCGCCCCGGAGCTCGCCCGCCTCGTGGAACGCACGGCCGACCTCGAATCCACCGGGCGGCTGGTCGAGTGA
- a CDS encoding NAD(P)H-binding protein — translation MILVTGATGNVGSHVVRQLLEEGEKVRVLTRNPSGHAFADQVQVVTGDLTRPETLPEALSGIERAFLFPVLQGIDGFLDVAKRAGLRHVVMLSSVSVTWPEPGWVGEVHLRLERSVQASGLAWTFVRPDGLPTNDLVWAPQIIEGDVVRGRYGEAATAPVDPRDIAAVAVRSLLDGRAGEGYSVTGPQSLTQIDRLRIIAETLGRPLRWEEQSEDWFRDQMARHGMPAAGIDDYVDALTARVGKTAEVLPTVEQVTGRPPFTYAQWVADHAAAFGAAPA, via the coding sequence ATGATCCTGGTAACCGGTGCCACCGGAAACGTCGGTTCCCACGTCGTCCGCCAACTCCTGGAGGAGGGTGAGAAGGTCCGTGTCCTGACCCGCAACCCCAGCGGCCATGCCTTTGCGGACCAGGTCCAGGTCGTGACCGGCGACCTGACCCGGCCGGAGACCCTGCCTGAGGCACTGTCCGGCATCGAGCGGGCCTTCCTGTTCCCCGTCCTCCAGGGCATCGACGGATTCCTCGACGTGGCCAAGCGAGCCGGCCTGCGCCATGTCGTGATGCTGTCCTCGGTGTCGGTCACGTGGCCCGAGCCCGGCTGGGTCGGCGAGGTGCACCTGCGGCTCGAACGATCCGTCCAAGCGTCCGGGTTGGCGTGGACCTTCGTGCGGCCCGACGGGCTTCCGACCAACGACCTGGTCTGGGCGCCCCAGATCATCGAGGGCGATGTCGTGCGCGGCCGGTACGGCGAGGCCGCGACGGCCCCGGTCGACCCGCGCGACATCGCCGCGGTCGCCGTCCGCAGCCTCCTCGATGGGCGTGCCGGCGAGGGGTACTCGGTGACCGGACCGCAGTCGCTGACCCAGATCGACCGCCTGCGCATCATCGCGGAGACCCTCGGGCGGCCGTTGCGGTGGGAGGAGCAGTCCGAGGACTGGTTCCGGGACCAGATGGCCCGCCACGGCATGCCCGCTGCGGGGATCGACGATTACGTCGACGCGCTCACCGCGAGAGTCGGCAAGACCGCGGAGGTCCTGCCGACGGTCGAACAGGTCACCGGCCGACCGCCCTTCACCTACGCACAGTGGGTCGCCGACCACGCCGCCGCCTTCGGCGCAGCGCCGGCTTGA
- a CDS encoding SDR family NAD(P)-dependent oxidoreductase, translating to MTSVLITGANKGLGYETARRLGELGWRVFLGSRDEGRGRAAAQKLAADGAHVIMVPLDVTSEESVAGAVRQVREHTDRIDVLINNAGTPGGGVNPADATAKDIHAVYDTNVYGPVRVTNAFLPLLQAADNPRVVMVTGAGGSIAFVTDPGQAVSKMYELAYTSSKAALNMITVRYAQALPAIKFNAVTPGEVANGRFPATDMNPVGVLTVTEGSDPIIDRATLASDGPTGTFIDRLGPIAW from the coding sequence ATGACCTCAGTATTGATCACTGGAGCGAACAAAGGCCTGGGCTACGAGACCGCGCGCAGGCTCGGAGAGCTGGGCTGGAGGGTCTTCCTCGGCTCACGCGACGAGGGCCGGGGAAGGGCCGCCGCGCAGAAGCTGGCCGCCGACGGCGCACACGTCATCATGGTCCCCTTGGACGTGACCTCGGAGGAGTCGGTGGCCGGGGCTGTGCGGCAAGTCCGGGAGCACACCGACCGGATCGACGTGCTGATCAACAACGCCGGCACGCCCGGCGGCGGTGTCAACCCGGCGGACGCGACGGCCAAGGACATCCACGCCGTCTACGACACCAACGTGTACGGGCCGGTCCGGGTCACGAACGCGTTCCTGCCGCTGTTGCAGGCGGCCGATAACCCGCGGGTGGTGATGGTCACAGGCGCCGGTGGGTCTATCGCGTTCGTGACCGACCCCGGGCAAGCCGTCTCGAAGATGTACGAACTCGCCTACACCTCGTCGAAGGCGGCACTGAACATGATCACCGTCCGATACGCTCAGGCGCTGCCGGCCATCAAGTTCAACGCCGTGACCCCCGGCGAGGTCGCCAACGGCAGGTTTCCCGCCACCGACATGAACCCCGTGGGCGTGTTGACGGTCACCGAGGGCAGTGATCCGATCATCGATCGCGCGACGCTCGCCTCTGACGGGCCAACCGGGACCTTCATCGACCGCCTCGGCCCCATCGCCTGGTAA